A portion of the Oxynema aestuarii AP17 genome contains these proteins:
- a CDS encoding DUF3318 domain-containing protein — MTSFTTTKADMNELRRLKGLLPPELQSWVMVEKSIDVNPPLIRTEEIGADQVEIQIDLVKWEQFALDQRNLLFWHEVARIQNDTIPKEGWEMAALAIGLGGAVGELWVQDGLLLMLALALCGVAGYRLYQKNNGERTMKEAIEADEKAIAIATRFGYSLPNAYKSLGSALKTSIEITPKKRQRAKYEARLQALKRSASKAKAKMKAAREASGNAETIY; from the coding sequence ATGACCTCTTTTACGACGACGAAAGCGGATATGAACGAACTCCGGCGGTTAAAAGGGTTGCTCCCCCCGGAGTTGCAAAGCTGGGTAATGGTGGAAAAGTCGATCGATGTCAATCCACCGTTGATCCGCACTGAAGAAATTGGGGCCGATCAGGTGGAGATTCAAATTGACCTGGTGAAGTGGGAGCAGTTTGCCCTCGACCAGCGCAATTTGCTGTTTTGGCATGAAGTCGCCCGGATTCAAAACGATACGATTCCCAAGGAAGGTTGGGAAATGGCGGCGCTGGCGATCGGGTTAGGCGGCGCGGTGGGCGAGTTGTGGGTGCAAGATGGTTTATTGTTGATGTTGGCGTTAGCCTTGTGCGGCGTGGCGGGATACCGTTTATATCAAAAAAATAACGGCGAACGCACGATGAAAGAGGCGATCGAAGCGGACGAGAAGGCGATCGCGATCGCCACGCGCTTCGGGTATTCTCTCCCCAACGCTTACAAGAGTTTGGGAAGCGCGCTGAAAACCTCGATCGAAATTACGCCGAAAAAACGCCAGCGCGCTAAATACGAAGCTCGCTTGCAAGCGCTCAAACGCAGCGCCTCGAAGGCGAAAGCGAAGATGAAAGCGGCCCGCGAAGCTTCTGGGAATGCGGAGACGATTTACTAA
- a CDS encoding STAS domain-containing protein, protein MPEPLTLTVSLRGTREVGDNYQLFRLTGLLDAFSEATFRKAIGKCIDEGPKNVILDLSTIDFVDSSGLGALVQLVKKAQSSEGSLQIVTNARVTQTVKLVRLEKFLSLQPSVDQALENVSKA, encoded by the coding sequence ATTCCTGAGCCATTAACCCTGACCGTCAGCCTCAGAGGCACACGCGAAGTCGGGGATAACTACCAATTATTCCGCCTCACGGGGTTACTCGATGCTTTTTCGGAAGCAACTTTCCGCAAGGCGATCGGTAAGTGCATTGACGAAGGTCCGAAGAACGTGATTTTAGACCTGTCTACTATTGATTTTGTAGATAGTTCTGGCTTGGGTGCTCTAGTTCAGCTTGTTAAAAAAGCCCAAAGTTCTGAAGGGTCTTTACAAATCGTTACCAATGCGCGCGTCACTCAAACGGTCAAGCTGGTTCGTCTGGAGAAATTTTTATCTTTGCAACCTTCGGTTGACCAAGCTCTAGAGAATGTCAGCAAGGCTTGA
- a CDS encoding ATP-binding protein has product MQPQNLESQDLMVLPVSQPLTGDRPTIEAQKGDRPSGFKRFFGRLGIRQKIGYGYALAATIAIGGAIAGHQIEELHKTSAREQLHLAHEAATTIAELQNSIQLVRTYQQRLIIDLNANRLTDYEFHRIKQELVRLEGFINSSIVVVENNHLKLDNSYHQQNYNKLRDLLGKYRPVVENYLTQFNQTLDTIHATLLNPTEANRAQQTIASFVKTDTALQFLELSHDLASLVTALQDEEQEEFQDYQEAEALGTTISFLSLLIAAAISAILAIYTSHAIAHPLEVTTKVARQVTEEGNFKLQAPVTTQDEVGILTTSLNQLIQWVDRYTQELQQTQAQLIQTEKMSSLGQLVAGVAHEINNPITFIQGNINYLDESLQDLFKLVTLYQGQSVAANEEIEALEQDLDLDFLREDLPNMLRSMHRGTERIEKIVQSLRNFSRLDESELKMVDLHEGLESTLVMVHSKLDDRIEVVKDYGDLPEVECYPAQLNQVFLNVIQNAIDAVLDRDDLPENKRQICIITRQLDRDRVQVRIEDNGAGIPVEIQNKIFDPFFTTKPVGRGTGLGLAVSYRIIEQHGGTVQISSQVGRGTQVTIALSVKASESAGSPS; this is encoded by the coding sequence ATGCAACCCCAAAATTTAGAATCTCAAGATTTAATGGTTTTGCCCGTTTCGCAACCGTTAACGGGCGATCGCCCGACGATTGAAGCACAAAAAGGCGATCGCCCTTCTGGGTTCAAACGCTTTTTTGGGCGTTTGGGAATTCGTCAAAAAATTGGCTACGGCTATGCTCTGGCGGCGACGATCGCGATTGGCGGGGCGATCGCCGGACACCAGATTGAAGAACTGCACAAAACGAGCGCCCGCGAACAACTTCATCTCGCTCACGAAGCTGCCACAACGATTGCTGAATTGCAAAATTCAATTCAGCTCGTGCGGACCTATCAACAACGCTTAATTATCGATCTCAATGCCAATCGTCTCACCGACTATGAATTCCATCGCATTAAGCAAGAGCTTGTCCGTCTCGAAGGGTTTATCAACTCTTCTATTGTTGTCGTTGAAAACAATCACCTCAAGCTCGACAATTCCTACCACCAGCAAAACTACAATAAACTGCGAGATTTATTGGGAAAATATCGTCCAGTTGTTGAAAATTATTTGACTCAGTTCAATCAAACCCTCGATACGATTCATGCTACTCTTTTAAATCCCACGGAAGCCAATCGCGCCCAACAAACGATCGCCAGCTTTGTCAAAACGGATACGGCACTTCAATTCTTGGAACTTTCCCACGATCTGGCCAGTTTAGTCACGGCTTTACAAGATGAAGAACAAGAAGAATTCCAAGATTATCAAGAAGCGGAAGCTCTCGGAACGACGATTTCTTTTTTGAGTTTGCTGATTGCTGCTGCTATTTCAGCCATCTTGGCGATTTATACCAGTCATGCGATCGCCCATCCTTTAGAAGTCACGACTAAGGTCGCCCGCCAAGTCACGGAAGAGGGGAATTTTAAATTACAAGCTCCGGTGACGACTCAAGATGAAGTGGGAATTTTAACTACATCTCTCAATCAATTAATTCAGTGGGTCGATCGCTATACCCAGGAGTTACAACAAACCCAAGCCCAACTGATTCAGACGGAAAAAATGTCGAGTTTGGGTCAATTAGTGGCGGGAGTCGCTCACGAAATTAATAACCCGATTACTTTTATTCAGGGGAATATTAATTACCTCGATGAAAGTTTGCAGGACTTATTCAAACTCGTGACGCTCTACCAAGGGCAATCGGTAGCTGCGAACGAAGAAATCGAAGCGTTAGAGCAAGATCTCGACTTGGATTTTCTGAGGGAAGATTTGCCAAATATGTTGCGATCCATGCATCGCGGAACGGAACGGATCGAAAAAATCGTGCAGTCGTTGCGAAATTTCTCGCGACTGGACGAGTCGGAACTCAAAATGGTGGATCTTCACGAGGGGTTGGAAAGTACTTTAGTGATGGTTCATAGTAAATTGGACGATCGCATCGAAGTCGTGAAAGATTATGGCGATTTACCCGAGGTGGAGTGTTATCCCGCTCAATTGAATCAGGTGTTTCTCAATGTCATTCAAAATGCGATCGATGCGGTTCTCGATCGCGACGATCTCCCGGAAAATAAGCGGCAAATTTGCATTATCACTCGGCAATTAGATCGCGATCGCGTGCAAGTCAGAATTGAGGATAACGGGGCGGGAATTCCGGTGGAGATTCAAAATAAAATTTTCGACCCCTTTTTTACGACGAAACCCGTGGGTCGCGGGACGGGGTTGGGATTGGCGGTGAGTTATCGAATTATCGAACAACACGGGGGTACGGTTCAGATCAGTTCGCAAGTCGGACGAGGAACCCAGGTGACGATCGCCTTATCGGTGAAAGCATCGGAATCTGCTGGATCGCCCTCGTGA
- the carA gene encoding glutamine-hydrolyzing carbamoyl-phosphate synthase small subunit: MPFSDTQPALLVLADGTSYRGWSFGASGTSIGEVVFNTGMTGYQEVLTDPSYCGQIVTFTYPELGNTGVNAEDEESDRPQVKGAIARNICQRPSNWRSSQSLPDYLKKHNIPGIYGIDTRALTRKIRIVGAMNGGISTEILDPAELLSRVQSAPNMKGLNLVPQVSTPTAYEWSEITDGHWEFRAEPGTTNGDRLTVVALDLGVKRNILRRLASYGCRVVVVPANTPPEEILKYNPDGIFLSNGPGDPAAVTEAISTTKALLESQKPIFGICLGHQILGLSLGGETFKLKFGHRGLNQPAGLQRQVEITSQNHSFALDPDSLGPEIEVTHLNLNDRTVAGLRHKTLPIFSVQYHPEASPGPHDSDYIFERFVQTMRESRAAVN, translated from the coding sequence ATGCCATTTTCCGATACTCAACCTGCTTTGCTCGTCCTCGCCGATGGAACGTCTTATCGGGGTTGGTCTTTTGGCGCCAGTGGCACGTCTATTGGTGAAGTGGTCTTCAATACAGGCATGACTGGCTATCAAGAGGTGCTGACCGATCCGAGTTACTGCGGCCAGATCGTCACGTTTACTTACCCCGAGTTGGGCAATACGGGCGTCAATGCAGAAGATGAAGAATCGGACCGTCCTCAAGTTAAAGGGGCGATCGCTCGCAACATCTGCCAGCGTCCGAGTAACTGGCGATCGAGTCAATCTTTACCGGACTATTTGAAAAAACATAACATTCCCGGCATCTACGGGATCGATACCCGCGCCCTGACCCGCAAAATTCGCATTGTCGGTGCTATGAATGGCGGCATCTCTACGGAAATTCTCGATCCGGCTGAATTACTATCGAGGGTTCAGTCCGCCCCCAATATGAAGGGCTTGAACTTGGTTCCGCAAGTGAGCACCCCCACCGCTTACGAGTGGTCCGAGATCACGGACGGTCACTGGGAATTCCGCGCCGAACCGGGGACGACCAATGGCGATCGCCTCACCGTAGTCGCCCTCGATTTGGGGGTCAAACGCAATATCCTGCGCCGTTTGGCAAGTTACGGCTGTCGGGTCGTCGTGGTTCCCGCCAATACGCCGCCGGAAGAGATTCTCAAGTACAATCCCGACGGGATTTTTCTCTCGAACGGTCCGGGAGACCCCGCCGCCGTCACGGAGGCGATCTCGACGACGAAAGCCCTCCTCGAAAGCCAAAAACCGATTTTCGGGATTTGTCTGGGTCACCAAATTCTCGGACTCTCCCTCGGCGGCGAAACCTTCAAACTCAAATTCGGCCATCGCGGCTTGAACCAACCCGCCGGATTGCAGCGTCAGGTCGAAATTACCAGCCAAAACCACAGTTTTGCCCTCGATCCCGACTCCTTGGGCCCGGAGATCGAAGTGACCCACCTCAATCTCAACGATCGCACTGTCGCCGGGTTGCGTCATAAAACCCTACCGATCTTCTCGGTTCAATATCACCCGGAAGCGAGCCCGGGTCCCCACGATTCGGACTACATTTTCGAGCGTTTCGTACAGACGATGCGCGAATCGCGGGCAGCCGTGAATTAG
- a CDS encoding Mini-ribonuclease 3 has product MVSPSDGESPFDRLGTATRSIADLNQLSPAALAYLGDAVYELYIRSHYLFPPKRQKIYHQKVVEQVRAEAQARHLQSLEPYLSSSEIEIVRRGRNATFGKPKRIHPTIYRQATSLETLVGYLYLSDPLRLAELLGKLDLDLDPLGSEANAKSQD; this is encoded by the coding sequence ATGGTTTCCCCCAGCGACGGAGAATCGCCGTTCGATCGCCTCGGGACGGCAACACGTTCGATCGCCGACCTCAACCAGCTTTCTCCAGCAGCTTTAGCCTATTTGGGCGATGCCGTTTACGAGTTGTATATTCGCAGCCATTACCTCTTCCCACCCAAACGCCAAAAGATTTATCATCAGAAGGTAGTCGAGCAAGTGCGAGCGGAAGCTCAAGCTCGTCACCTGCAATCCCTCGAACCTTATCTGAGTTCGTCAGAGATCGAAATCGTCAGACGAGGACGAAATGCAACCTTTGGCAAGCCCAAGCGAATTCACCCGACGATTTACCGACAAGCGACCAGCTTAGAAACCTTGGTGGGGTACTTGTACTTAAGCGATCCCCTCCGGTTGGCAGAACTTTTAGGCAAATTAGATCTAGATCTAGACCCTCTCGGGAGCGAAGCAAACGCCAAATCCCAAGATTGA
- a CDS encoding retropepsin-like aspartic protease family protein, with protein sequence MKKILGILLILAGGSFWSVPLRAQEYPGCFLIFDDENVIQLDEVCPLPPTVEGRAANPGFIEIPIKRRDAGIPVVDVLINGNKSFEMMFDTGASGTVITQTMAEQLGLEETGTARVNTASQNDLEVSVTQIDSIEINGIRADNLSVGISPTLDIGLLGQDFFGGYDVTIKEEIIEFRMRESASTGSP encoded by the coding sequence ATGAAAAAAATACTCGGCATCCTACTGATTTTAGCGGGGGGGAGTTTCTGGTCGGTACCGCTCCGGGCCCAAGAATATCCGGGCTGTTTCCTAATCTTCGACGATGAAAACGTCATTCAGCTAGACGAAGTTTGTCCGCTACCTCCGACGGTCGAGGGGCGAGCTGCCAATCCCGGATTTATTGAAATTCCGATCAAACGCCGAGATGCAGGAATTCCGGTGGTCGATGTCTTAATCAACGGCAATAAAAGCTTTGAAATGATGTTCGATACCGGAGCGAGTGGCACGGTCATCACCCAAACCATGGCGGAGCAATTAGGTTTAGAAGAGACGGGAACGGCTCGGGTCAATACCGCCAGTCAAAATGATTTAGAAGTATCGGTTACTCAAATAGATTCCATTGAAATTAATGGCATTCGTGCCGACAATTTATCCGTTGGTATTTCTCCGACGCTCGATATTGGATTGCTCGGACAAGACTTTTTCGGAGGATACGACGTAACGATTAAGGAAGAAATTATTGAATTTCGGATGCGGGAGAGCGCCTCAACGGGAAGTCCGTAG
- a CDS encoding 7-carboxy-7-deazaguanine synthase QueE, protein MTPASSSPRHARLIELFSAIQGEGLNVGTRQLFIRFATCDLRCWFCDSARTWRSPETCQIEKTPGGRDFESHPNPVGGDDLLAWIERQNVPGLHDSISLTGGEPLLHSPFLAGILPEIKRLTGLPIYLETGGHRPAQLAAIASDLDLVGMDIKLPSVSGETHWEEHGRSLQLCRDAHLPVFVKVIISDRTDARELERTAQLVAEIDPEIEVFLQPVTLLGKEERARLETEWAIAKQPLRAIVSPPCPDRVLAWQGLMKRTLKRVRVVPQTHKMLGQL, encoded by the coding sequence ATGACTCCAGCTTCTTCATCTCCCCGTCACGCCCGCTTGATCGAGCTGTTCTCCGCCATTCAAGGGGAAGGGCTCAATGTCGGTACCCGGCAGTTATTTATCCGGTTTGCGACGTGCGATTTACGCTGTTGGTTCTGCGACAGCGCCCGGACGTGGCGATCGCCGGAAACTTGTCAGATCGAGAAAACCCCGGGAGGGCGCGATTTTGAAAGCCATCCCAATCCGGTCGGTGGCGACGATTTGCTCGCCTGGATCGAACGGCAAAATGTCCCCGGGTTGCACGACAGCATCAGCCTCACCGGGGGCGAACCGTTGTTGCACTCGCCCTTTTTAGCTGGGATTCTCCCGGAGATTAAACGGCTGACGGGTTTGCCGATCTATCTGGAAACCGGGGGTCACCGTCCGGCGCAGTTGGCGGCGATCGCCTCCGATCTCGATTTAGTCGGGATGGATATCAAACTCCCTAGCGTCAGTGGCGAAACCCATTGGGAGGAACACGGGCGATCGTTGCAACTGTGCCGAGATGCACATTTACCCGTTTTTGTCAAGGTCATTATTTCCGACCGAACCGACGCGCGGGAACTGGAACGAACCGCGCAACTCGTCGCCGAGATCGACCCGGAAATCGAGGTATTTTTGCAACCTGTCACCTTGCTGGGGAAAGAAGAACGGGCACGCCTGGAAACGGAGTGGGCGATCGCCAAGCAACCGTTGCGGGCGATCGTGTCGCCGCCTTGTCCCGATCGCGTCCTCGCATGGCAGGGACTGATGAAGCGAACGCTCAAGCGGGTTCGGGTCGTTCCCCAGACCCACAAAATGCTCGGACAACTTTAG
- the trpD gene encoding anthranilate phosphoribosyltransferase — translation MTLPSTEINWSELLQQLLDRESLTGEQSSQLMLGWLQEQIPPVLSGAILAALQAKGVCADELAGMARVLQAQATPLSHPNASGSIPAIDTCGTGGDGASTFNISTAVAFVAAAAGVPVAKHGNRSASSKVGSADVLEGLGVPLNSPPEKVRAALDEVGVTFLFAPGWHPAMKSVAPLRKTLKVRTVFNLLGPLVNPLRPNGQVIGVFDSGLLPEIARAAGLLGLDRAIVLHGREKLDEAGLADLTDLAIWADGEVHTATLDPRVLGLQGAPTEALRGGDLNENMEILRSLLQGKGTQAQQDVVALNAALALEVAGKISTEDHPRGIELARDILASGAAWSKLEQLAAFLQK, via the coding sequence GTGACCCTCCCATCTACTGAAATCAACTGGTCCGAACTGCTCCAACAACTGCTCGACCGAGAATCCCTAACAGGCGAGCAATCCAGTCAACTGATGCTCGGTTGGCTCCAAGAGCAAATCCCCCCGGTGTTATCCGGTGCCATTCTCGCCGCCTTGCAAGCCAAAGGCGTTTGCGCCGACGAGTTGGCCGGGATGGCGCGGGTGCTACAAGCCCAGGCAACCCCCCTGTCCCATCCTAATGCGTCCGGCAGCATTCCGGCGATCGACACCTGCGGCACCGGGGGCGATGGCGCCTCGACCTTTAATATTTCCACGGCGGTCGCCTTCGTCGCTGCGGCGGCTGGGGTTCCCGTCGCCAAACACGGCAACCGTTCCGCGTCGAGCAAAGTGGGTTCCGCCGACGTTCTCGAAGGCTTGGGAGTTCCCTTAAATAGCCCCCCGGAGAAAGTGCGGGCCGCTCTCGATGAAGTCGGCGTTACCTTTTTATTCGCCCCCGGCTGGCATCCGGCGATGAAGAGCGTGGCGCCCCTGCGAAAAACGTTGAAGGTTCGCACGGTATTTAATCTGCTCGGGCCGTTGGTGAATCCCTTGCGCCCGAACGGTCAAGTGATTGGCGTTTTTGATAGTGGATTGCTCCCAGAAATTGCCCGGGCGGCGGGTCTGTTAGGGCTCGATCGCGCGATCGTCCTTCACGGACGCGAAAAGCTCGACGAAGCCGGGTTAGCCGATTTAACCGACTTGGCCATCTGGGCCGACGGCGAAGTGCATACCGCCACCCTCGATCCGAGGGTATTGGGCTTGCAGGGCGCCCCGACCGAGGCTTTACGCGGCGGCGATTTGAATGAAAATATGGAGATCCTGCGATCGCTCCTCCAAGGGAAGGGAACCCAGGCGCAACAGGACGTGGTAGCGCTCAATGCCGCTCTCGCCTTGGAGGTGGCCGGAAAAATTTCTACCGAAGACCACCCGCGCGGGATCGAACTCGCCCGCGATATTCTCGCCAGTGGTGCCGCTTGGTCGAAGTTGGAACAATTGGCGGCGTTTTTGCAAAAATAA